Proteins found in one Cricetulus griseus strain 17A/GY chromosome X, alternate assembly CriGri-PICRH-1.0, whole genome shotgun sequence genomic segment:
- the LOC118239408 gene encoding protein transport protein Sec61 subunit gamma-like, protein MDQVMQFVEPSRQFVKDSIRLVKRYTKPYRKEFWKIAMATAIGFAIMGFIGFFVKLIHIPINNIIVGG, encoded by the coding sequence ATGGACCAGGTAATGCAGTTTGTTGAGCCAAGTCGGCAATTCGTCAAGGACTCAATTCGGCTGGTTAAAAGATACACCAAACCCTATAGAAAAGAATTCTGGAAGATTGCCATGGCCACAGCCATAGGATTTGCTATCATGGGATTCATTGGTTTCTTTGTGAAACTGATCCATATCCCTATTAATAACATTATTGTGGGTGGCTGA